The Pseudodesulfovibrio sp. zrk46 genome contains a region encoding:
- a CDS encoding transporter substrate-binding domain-containing protein — MGRFLWATLFIFLVFLGLTAHAAEPLKMCVDDWPPYEYKENYQIEGICVKAAKAVLERMGHGECSLVSANWERCLNNVRIGDDHLALTAVKTSEREQYAWYPDEPLTTAYRVFFVKTDRRKVLRYRSLEDLNGRRIGLVKGFHYPPEIVAYAEKHATIRYAADPTTNFHLLLDDRVDFVFEDLAPGMYILEQLHAKDKAIPLLDSVLEEEPLYVIFSKERVDKVFVDRFSKELERYKQTDEYKKIFSQYDPWVKLPHENEN, encoded by the coding sequence ATGGGACGATTTTTGTGGGCGACTCTCTTCATTTTTCTTGTTTTTCTGGGGCTCACGGCGCATGCCGCCGAGCCGTTGAAGATGTGCGTGGATGATTGGCCTCCCTATGAATACAAGGAAAATTACCAGATAGAGGGTATCTGCGTGAAGGCTGCAAAGGCGGTCCTTGAACGCATGGGGCATGGTGAGTGTTCACTGGTTTCTGCCAACTGGGAGCGGTGCCTGAACAATGTCCGTATCGGTGACGACCATCTGGCGCTTACTGCCGTGAAGACAAGCGAACGCGAGCAGTATGCCTGGTATCCGGATGAGCCGCTGACCACTGCCTACAGGGTGTTCTTCGTCAAGACGGACAGGCGGAAGGTGCTGAGGTATCGCTCTTTGGAAGACCTGAATGGCCGCCGCATTGGTCTGGTCAAGGGGTTTCACTATCCGCCGGAGATCGTTGCCTATGCCGAGAAGCATGCGACCATCCGGTATGCTGCTGATCCCACTACTAATTTTCATCTGTTGCTGGACGACCGTGTAGACTTCGTCTTCGAAGATCTGGCTCCCGGCATGTATATCCTCGAACAACTCCACGCCAAGGACAAGGCCATTCCTCTGCTGGATAGTGTGCTGGAAGAGGAGCCGCTCTACGTCATTTTCAGCAAGGAAAGGGTGGACAAGGTATTCGTGGACCGCTTCTCCAAGGAGCTGGAGCGGTACAAGCAGACCGACGAGTATAAAAAGATATTCTCTCAGTATGATCCGTGGGTGAAGCTGCCCCACGAGAACGAGAACTAG
- a CDS encoding DUF1566 domain-containing protein, translating into MKIGRYEIKGLLGRGGMGAVYKAAMPVTGRIVALKVLKPAEIMEDLVGMDKLTSMFLKEAATMASISHANIASILDVHDGSDNDLPFFTMEYFCGNLGVLMGETYEVEQPSRRLGVEASLHIAREMLAGLDRLHYEGIIHRDIKPFNVMLAEDEGGTGHVKLIDFGLSKLRGETQDGPKGMVVGSPYYTAPEQEADPDSADARSDIYSVGVTLYRMLTGALPAERAADRRPICEIHPDLDCKWDEMFAKALAPNPDDRYLDGPSMIEELDRLEAIWTEQKDAVCSGADLLLEPAHHDADWRPRATPTKVTLKAARDTFDLDDLWRPNQYALGKFTDNENFTITDRVTGLVWEQYGSRYPLTWDRAHAHVDRLNKNAYGGHTDWRLPTIDELITLFTGSTEPGDFCQQSAFDPQKARLWSADTKAFTAAWYADAQLGFVAWQDRTCRFFARAVRG; encoded by the coding sequence ATGAAAATAGGACGTTATGAAATCAAAGGCCTGCTCGGTCGCGGCGGCATGGGTGCGGTATACAAAGCCGCCATGCCCGTCACTGGCCGCATCGTGGCCCTCAAGGTGCTCAAGCCCGCAGAAATCATGGAAGACCTCGTGGGCATGGACAAGCTCACCTCCATGTTCCTCAAGGAAGCCGCCACCATGGCCTCCATTTCTCACGCCAACATCGCCTCCATTCTGGACGTGCATGACGGCTCGGACAACGATCTCCCGTTTTTCACCATGGAATATTTCTGCGGCAACCTCGGCGTGCTGATGGGCGAGACCTACGAAGTGGAGCAGCCTTCCCGTCGGCTTGGCGTGGAAGCCTCCCTGCACATCGCCCGCGAGATGCTCGCCGGGTTGGATCGTCTTCATTACGAAGGCATCATCCACCGCGACATCAAGCCCTTCAACGTCATGCTCGCCGAAGACGAAGGCGGCACCGGCCACGTCAAGCTCATCGATTTCGGTCTTTCCAAGCTGCGCGGCGAGACACAGGACGGCCCCAAAGGCATGGTGGTGGGCTCCCCCTATTACACCGCGCCCGAACAGGAAGCCGATCCAGACTCTGCCGATGCCCGTTCCGATATCTACTCCGTGGGCGTCACCCTCTACCGCATGCTCACGGGAGCGCTCCCTGCAGAACGCGCCGCCGACCGCCGTCCCATCTGCGAGATTCATCCGGACCTCGACTGTAAGTGGGACGAGATGTTTGCCAAGGCGCTCGCGCCCAACCCCGACGACCGGTATCTCGACGGCCCGTCCATGATCGAAGAACTCGACCGCCTCGAAGCCATCTGGACCGAACAGAAAGACGCTGTCTGTTCCGGCGCAGACCTGCTCCTCGAGCCCGCTCATCATGACGCCGACTGGCGACCCCGCGCGACCCCCACCAAGGTTACGCTCAAGGCGGCCCGCGACACCTTTGATCTCGACGATCTCTGGCGGCCCAACCAGTATGCCCTCGGCAAATTCACGGACAACGAGAATTTCACCATCACTGATCGCGTCACCGGGCTTGTCTGGGAGCAGTACGGTTCCCGCTATCCCCTCACCTGGGATCGCGCCCACGCCCATGTGGATCGGCTCAACAAGAACGCCTACGGCGGACACACCGACTGGCGATTGCCCACCATTGACGAGCTCATCACTCTGTTCACTGGTTCCACCGAGCCCGGCGATTTCTGTCAACAGTCCGCTTTTGATCCGCAAAAGGCGCGGCTCTGGTCCGCAGATACCAAGGCGTTCACCGCCGCATGGTATGCCGATGCCCAGCTCGGGTTCGTCGCGTGGCAGGACCGGACGTGTCGGTTCTTTGCCAGAGCTGTGCGCGGGTAG
- a CDS encoding portal protein, with translation MESKELARSLLQRFEGLEETRQPWVGTWQELCEYMLPRKNTFTSSGLQRGSSGDERIFDSTPMYALEQLASSLGGLLTNPAMPWFDIRVKDTKQGDDKAVRSFLEQTRDRITGLFNSERTGFQSNVHELYLDIALLGTAVMYVEADPESVVRFSTRPLGEVYVAESSRGVVDSVYRRFEMTARQVAREWGASCSDEMRKKSEDKPDAKVEILHAVFPRTDRDPFGIGSVNFPYGSIYLEIDTETVLEDSGYLEMPYLVPRWAKAAGETYGRGPGLTALSDTRVLNAMARTALMAAEKMSDPPLMVPDDGFLGPVRSGPGGLSYYRAGSSDRIEPLPVRVDLAATENMMEQRRESIRRIFLGDQLKPEGPAVTATEAVIRQSEKMRVLGPVLGRLQTELLSPLIKRVFNIMLRAGELPPFPEGLTPDDIEVRYTSPVARAQKQYEAQGLPQVMQYLSPLVGNGDPMGLLDNFDTDRVARHVAELFGTPADYVKSEEDVAVVRQSRQQAQGEERINRTIAELAGVAKTLSEAYTDRPNALTELWGMLTAKPPAAKAGSPQETPHAD, from the coding sequence ATGGAAAGCAAGGAACTGGCGCGCTCCCTGCTGCAACGATTCGAGGGACTGGAGGAAACCCGCCAGCCATGGGTCGGCACTTGGCAGGAGCTGTGCGAATACATGCTGCCGAGAAAGAATACGTTCACGTCGAGCGGATTGCAGCGCGGCAGCAGCGGCGACGAGCGCATCTTCGACTCCACGCCCATGTATGCGCTGGAACAACTGGCATCGAGTCTGGGCGGCCTGCTGACCAACCCGGCCATGCCGTGGTTCGACATTCGGGTGAAGGACACGAAACAGGGCGATGACAAGGCGGTACGCAGCTTCCTCGAACAGACCCGTGATCGCATCACCGGACTGTTCAACAGTGAGCGCACCGGATTCCAGAGCAACGTGCATGAGCTGTATCTGGATATCGCCCTGCTGGGCACGGCGGTGATGTACGTGGAGGCTGACCCGGAATCCGTGGTTCGGTTCTCCACAAGGCCACTGGGCGAAGTGTACGTGGCCGAGTCCAGCCGCGGCGTGGTGGACAGCGTGTACCGCAGGTTTGAGATGACCGCGCGACAGGTGGCCCGGGAATGGGGTGCCAGTTGCTCGGACGAGATGCGCAAGAAGTCGGAGGACAAACCGGACGCGAAGGTGGAAATCCTGCATGCGGTCTTCCCGAGGACTGACCGCGATCCGTTCGGCATCGGCTCGGTCAACTTCCCGTATGGCTCCATCTATCTGGAGATCGACACCGAAACCGTGCTGGAGGACTCCGGCTATCTGGAGATGCCCTACCTTGTGCCGCGATGGGCCAAGGCTGCGGGAGAAACATACGGACGCGGGCCGGGGCTGACGGCTTTGTCGGATACGCGTGTGCTGAATGCAATGGCGCGCACCGCATTGATGGCGGCGGAGAAGATGTCTGACCCGCCGCTCATGGTGCCGGATGACGGTTTCCTTGGTCCGGTGAGGTCTGGCCCGGGCGGACTGTCATACTACCGAGCCGGATCAAGCGACCGCATTGAGCCGTTGCCTGTGCGCGTTGACCTGGCAGCCACCGAAAACATGATGGAACAACGCCGCGAGTCCATCCGGCGCATCTTCCTTGGCGACCAATTGAAACCGGAAGGCCCGGCTGTGACCGCCACTGAGGCGGTCATCCGACAGAGCGAGAAAATGCGCGTACTCGGCCCAGTATTGGGGCGTTTGCAGACAGAACTGCTCAGCCCGCTCATCAAGCGTGTCTTCAACATCATGCTGCGTGCGGGCGAACTGCCCCCCTTCCCGGAAGGGCTGACGCCCGACGACATCGAGGTGCGATACACCTCGCCTGTAGCCCGCGCTCAAAAACAGTACGAAGCGCAGGGACTGCCGCAGGTCATGCAGTACCTCTCGCCGCTGGTGGGCAATGGCGACCCCATGGGGCTGCTGGACAACTTCGATACCGACCGCGTGGCCCGTCATGTGGCCGAACTGTTCGGCACTCCCGCCGACTATGTGAAGTCGGAAGAAGACGTCGCTGTCGTGCGGCAATCCAGACAGCAGGCGCAGGGTGAGGAACGTATCAACCGAACCATCGCAGAGCTGGCAGGCGTGGCCAAGACATTGTCCGAGGCATACACGGACCGCCCCAACGCGCTGACAGAGCTGTGGGGCATGCTGACAGCAAAACCGCCCGCAGCCAAGGCCGGCAGCCCGCAGGAGACGCCTCATGCTGATTAG
- the zupT gene encoding zinc transporter ZupT, which yields MDMQTVLFAFGLTIFAGLCTGIGSAFAFFSKRTNTKFLSLALGFSAGVMIYVSFWEIVQKANHALTAELGDVTAQWVTVASFFGGIALIAIIDKFVPSYENPHEMHSIEEIDAGKDALPNDETHNFDKLRRMGVFAAIAIAIHNFPEGLATFTAALTDPSLGIAIAVAIAIHNIPEGIAVSIPLYYATGDKKKAFLYSFLSGLSEPIGALVGYLILMPFFTPVMFGVLFAGVAGIMVFISLDQLLPAAEEYGEHHHSIFGLVTGMGVMALSLLLFL from the coding sequence ATGGATATGCAAACCGTACTTTTCGCCTTTGGCCTCACCATATTCGCGGGCCTGTGCACAGGCATTGGCTCGGCCTTCGCCTTCTTCTCCAAACGGACCAACACCAAGTTCCTGTCCCTTGCGCTCGGCTTCTCTGCTGGCGTCATGATCTACGTCTCCTTCTGGGAGATCGTGCAGAAGGCCAATCACGCTCTGACCGCAGAACTCGGCGACGTCACGGCCCAATGGGTCACCGTCGCCTCCTTCTTCGGCGGCATCGCCCTCATCGCGATCATTGATAAATTCGTACCCAGCTACGAAAACCCCCACGAAATGCACTCCATCGAAGAAATCGACGCGGGCAAGGATGCACTGCCCAACGACGAGACCCACAACTTCGACAAACTCAGGCGCATGGGCGTGTTCGCGGCCATTGCCATCGCCATCCATAACTTTCCCGAAGGTCTGGCCACTTTCACCGCGGCCCTGACCGACCCCAGCCTCGGCATCGCCATTGCCGTTGCCATCGCCATCCACAACATCCCGGAAGGCATCGCTGTTTCCATCCCCCTCTACTACGCCACGGGCGACAAGAAGAAGGCGTTCCTCTACTCCTTCCTCTCCGGCCTGTCCGAACCCATAGGCGCGCTAGTGGGATACCTGATCCTCATGCCGTTCTTCACCCCGGTCATGTTCGGCGTGCTCTTCGCGGGCGTAGCGGGCATCATGGTTTTCATCTCGCTGGACCAGCTGCTTCCCGCTGCCGAGGAATATGGCGAGCACCACCACTCCATCTTCGGTCTGGTTACCGGAATGGGAGTCATGGCACTTTCGCTTCTTCTTTTCCTCTAG
- a CDS encoding FecR domain-containing protein, giving the protein MPEAIGEITILHGEAVAEGPSGARELAVGSPIYNDDVITTEGKSAVEILFNDGAILSQGPNSKVHLDDYVFDPDQDAGEMTMELLEGTFRSVTGEIVDMNPEGFRIDTPSTTIGIRGTTVGADITPGAPEQVVLLDFVDRPVVVQSHSGGQARVMSQDGEGLSATPDSLSGVGRAPAHVLSNLQQLSSRALEQGVPIYRDAEGKTEAQKEAEREQAEADEAQAAAEEAAEDAAQAEAEAQAAADAEAEAQAAADAAAQAAAEAEAAAQAAAAQAAELAAQAAADTAAAEAAAQAAAEAAAAEAAAKAAQAEAAAQAAAAQAAAEAAAQAQAAAQAAAAARAEAEAIAAREAQEAAAARAEFEAEQQELSTRDFGADGGQDEEDDGDDTGDDGAEPNDDPDDDAQEGGGEDVVQNFGADSESGDGAAEGMDGIIEGGDDGTTPPPPAAATGGDEGEEDDTTDDDPVVVDNSTLSLASYSSALTVNLSESPSYYETTDDSTTRSSIDSAVVNVIGSSTQANTMTGDDNANQFTGGDASDTMYGGLGDDTFFASANGDDYYGEGGNDMISYLSFTEGVSVNLGSEQAQYPVGNPTITDKLYTIENVDGSNEADTIWGSSDSNALYGNDGDDLIWGGGGGTDSLYGGAGNDRFKFHDASSLSNVVVDGGDDTDVIEIWGTGTNDLTGLASVTGIEGFYFKDNGASVTVETGDFTDFGPDNSDPYIAVNSANTTTETINIIISENGGDISLEDTTFTNWEAGYDVINITGSTGNDSIGGSVYNDNITAGKGNDEIESNGGNDSLDGGDDNDKFDMSTGFDGNDTVVGGTGDDSLTTGSFSGSFTNVSGIESLEFTTSMNVSSVTDNLIESGKTLVVDYSSATGSLFFNGANETDGIKFIAAAGNDSLWGGSGNDTFEMALGAGDIIGNAGDDLFKMGSDVVYGDIIDGGVGNDSLYITDNASNDNDMGFVKNMEYIKFQGSGSVYETVQGNDMVSSGATLIIDATAASSMIFDGSAETDGAFQITGSYGDDNITGGSGNDFINAKCGVNVVDGGAGNDTFAFTGDVQGGSSFDGGASGIDRFLIQSDTSFEASNTQTSIEELELAANTKATLDFGMDTFLNGLTSLFGDSGDAGSDTLLITDSGGVNSLDLSSASLSSYSSWNSTNDTVIIEGGSGDDVISSWNAAVKIDGGDGNDQLTGGDGNDTLLGGAGTDLLKGDDGNDVLTGGTGNDTFHMDFPSEAKDTITDFNTTTESDKLQFMAADFLYESGGQTLDQYSDRYTVITDDAEAATYMSTGTCASLTTTEEQFVYVNTSTIHEFYYDSNGVSSGGEDALYTIENGEDIDATDIYMS; this is encoded by the coding sequence ATGCCAGAAGCAATAGGCGAAATTACCATCCTTCACGGTGAGGCAGTTGCCGAGGGCCCGTCCGGCGCTCGCGAACTTGCCGTGGGCAGTCCCATATACAACGACGACGTGATTACCACTGAGGGTAAATCCGCAGTGGAGATTCTTTTCAATGACGGGGCCATCCTTTCTCAGGGGCCTAATTCTAAGGTCCATCTCGACGATTACGTCTTTGATCCCGATCAGGACGCGGGCGAGATGACCATGGAGCTCCTCGAGGGTACCTTCCGTTCGGTGACCGGTGAGATCGTGGATATGAACCCGGAAGGGTTCCGTATTGACACGCCCAGTACCACCATCGGTATTCGAGGCACCACGGTGGGTGCGGACATCACGCCCGGTGCGCCCGAACAAGTGGTGCTCTTGGATTTTGTGGATCGTCCGGTGGTGGTCCAGTCCCATTCGGGCGGTCAGGCTCGGGTCATGTCGCAGGATGGCGAAGGGCTTTCCGCCACGCCAGATAGTCTCTCTGGTGTCGGTAGGGCGCCGGCTCATGTTTTGAGCAATCTCCAACAGCTTTCCTCTCGCGCTCTGGAGCAGGGCGTCCCCATTTACCGCGATGCTGAGGGCAAGACCGAGGCACAGAAAGAGGCGGAGCGGGAACAGGCCGAGGCTGATGAAGCACAGGCCGCTGCCGAAGAGGCTGCCGAAGACGCTGCACAGGCCGAGGCCGAGGCCCAGGCTGCTGCCGATGCAGAAGCCGAAGCCCAGGCTGCCGCCGATGCCGCCGCCCAGGCTGCCGCTGAAGCGGAAGCCGCTGCCCAGGCCGCAGCCGCGCAGGCTGCCGAACTGGCCGCGCAGGCCGCCGCAGACACCGCCGCTGCCGAAGCCGCCGCGCAGGCTGCTGCTGAAGCTGCCGCTGCCGAGGCCGCTGCCAAGGCCGCGCAGGCCGAAGCTGCTGCTCAGGCCGCTGCTGCACAGGCTGCCGCCGAAGCTGCCGCACAAGCCCAGGCCGCTGCACAGGCCGCCGCTGCTGCTCGGGCAGAGGCAGAAGCCATTGCCGCCCGGGAGGCGCAGGAAGCTGCGGCTGCAAGGGCTGAATTCGAGGCCGAACAGCAAGAACTCAGCACCCGTGATTTTGGTGCTGATGGTGGACAGGACGAGGAAGACGATGGCGACGACACCGGTGATGATGGGGCTGAACCCAATGATGATCCCGATGATGACGCTCAAGAAGGCGGCGGCGAAGATGTGGTTCAGAATTTCGGTGCAGACAGCGAATCCGGCGACGGAGCTGCTGAAGGCATGGACGGCATCATTGAGGGCGGCGACGATGGCACAACGCCTCCTCCGCCCGCTGCTGCCACAGGTGGTGATGAGGGCGAGGAAGATGACACCACCGATGACGACCCTGTGGTTGTGGACAACTCGACCCTGAGTCTGGCTTCCTATTCCTCTGCCTTGACGGTGAATCTGTCCGAATCTCCTTCTTACTATGAGACCACTGACGACTCCACCACGCGATCCTCCATTGATTCCGCAGTGGTCAACGTCATAGGCTCTTCCACTCAGGCCAACACCATGACCGGCGATGACAACGCCAACCAGTTTACGGGCGGCGATGCGTCCGACACCATGTATGGCGGCCTCGGTGACGATACCTTTTTTGCCAGCGCCAACGGTGATGATTACTACGGCGAAGGTGGGAACGACATGATCTCCTATCTTTCGTTCACCGAAGGCGTGAGTGTGAATCTCGGCTCCGAGCAGGCCCAATACCCTGTCGGCAATCCTACGATCACGGACAAGCTGTACACCATTGAAAATGTAGACGGCTCCAATGAGGCTGACACCATCTGGGGTTCTTCCGACAGCAACGCCCTGTATGGCAATGACGGCGACGATCTCATCTGGGGTGGCGGCGGAGGTACGGACTCCCTGTATGGAGGAGCCGGAAACGACCGCTTCAAATTTCATGATGCGTCCAGCCTGTCCAACGTTGTGGTTGACGGTGGAGACGATACGGATGTTATCGAGATCTGGGGAACCGGCACCAACGATCTGACCGGGTTGGCTTCGGTTACGGGGATTGAAGGTTTTTACTTCAAGGACAACGGCGCATCGGTCACAGTTGAAACCGGTGACTTTACCGATTTCGGACCGGACAACTCCGATCCCTATATCGCGGTCAACTCCGCCAATACCACCACTGAGACGATCAATATTATTATCTCGGAGAATGGCGGCGACATCAGCCTTGAGGACACGACTTTTACCAACTGGGAAGCGGGCTACGATGTCATCAACATCACGGGCAGCACCGGCAATGACTCCATTGGCGGGTCCGTTTACAACGACAACATCACCGCTGGTAAGGGTAATGATGAAATCGAATCCAACGGCGGCAACGACTCGCTGGATGGTGGCGATGACAACGACAAGTTCGACATGAGTACGGGCTTTGACGGCAATGACACCGTGGTTGGCGGTACTGGTGACGACTCGTTGACCACTGGCAGCTTCTCCGGTTCCTTTACCAATGTGTCCGGTATCGAGTCCTTGGAGTTTACCACGTCCATGAATGTCTCGAGCGTCACTGACAACCTGATCGAGTCAGGCAAGACTCTTGTCGTTGATTATTCCTCTGCCACAGGCTCTCTCTTTTTCAATGGAGCAAACGAAACCGACGGCATCAAGTTTATCGCTGCTGCGGGCAATGATTCCCTGTGGGGCGGTTCGGGTAACGATACGTTTGAAATGGCCCTTGGTGCCGGCGATATCATTGGTAACGCCGGTGATGATCTGTTCAAAATGGGCAGTGACGTCGTTTACGGAGACATCATTGACGGCGGCGTCGGGAACGACTCCCTCTACATCACGGACAACGCTTCCAACGACAATGACATGGGTTTTGTGAAGAATATGGAATATATCAAGTTCCAGGGAAGCGGCAGCGTCTACGAGACGGTACAGGGGAATGACATGGTTTCCTCCGGCGCGACGCTGATCATCGACGCCACAGCGGCATCGTCCATGATCTTTGACGGCTCTGCCGAGACCGATGGCGCTTTTCAGATCACAGGCTCCTATGGTGACGACAATATTACCGGCGGCAGCGGCAATGATTTCATCAATGCCAAATGCGGCGTCAATGTCGTGGACGGCGGTGCGGGTAACGATACGTTCGCCTTCACCGGCGATGTGCAGGGCGGTTCCTCCTTTGATGGTGGCGCCTCCGGCATCGATCGTTTCCTGATTCAGTCTGATACCTCGTTCGAGGCATCCAATACCCAAACCAGCATTGAAGAGCTGGAGTTGGCTGCCAATACCAAAGCCACTTTGGATTTTGGGATGGACACGTTCCTCAACGGCTTGACCTCCCTGTTTGGCGACTCCGGAGATGCCGGCAGTGACACCTTGCTGATCACGGATTCGGGTGGCGTGAACAGCCTTGATCTGAGCTCGGCATCGTTATCGAGTTATTCCAGCTGGAACTCGACCAATGACACTGTCATTATTGAAGGTGGCAGTGGAGATGACGTGATTTCCTCCTGGAACGCGGCTGTGAAAATTGACGGCGGCGACGGCAACGACCAACTCACAGGCGGTGACGGCAACGACACGCTTCTGGGCGGAGCCGGAACAGATCTGTTGAAGGGTGATGACGGTAACGATGTCCTGACAGGCGGGACCGGAAACGACACCTTCCATATGGATTTCCCGTCCGAAGCCAAGGACACGATTACGGATTTCAATACCACCACTGAATCGGACAAGCTCCAGTTCATGGCAGCCGACTTCTTGTACGAATCCGGCGGACAGACACTGGATCAGTACTCTGATCGCTATACTGTCATTACCGATGACGCCGAGGCGGCCACGTATATGTCCACCGGCACCTGTGCCAGTCTGACAACGACTGAGGAGCAGTTCGTCTACGTGAACACTTCGACCATCCATGAGTTCTACTACGACAGCAACGGTGTGTCTTCCGGTGGTGAAGACGCCCTCTATACCATCGAGAATGGTGAGGACATCGACGCCACGGATATCTACATGAGCTAG
- the rlmN gene encoding 23S rRNA (adenine(2503)-C(2))-methyltransferase RlmN: MQNLIELNKNDLEAFVVEDLKLPRFRTEQIWQWLWQKRVRDIDGMTNLSKPLREQLKGMANIVWPEIAKVQQSKDGTIKLLLRMTDGALIETVLIPMQDRYSQCLSTQVGCAMACTFCNTGKLGFERNLTYGEIMGQILVGRQYLEDQDMNPLKNLVFMGMGEPLLNLDNLLKVLHDLPCERGLSLSWRRSMVSTVGFPDKLKILGDLEVALPAISLHAPTQELRAKIMPKAAKVHLDDLMRCLNNYPMRPRERITFEYLLLKDVNDSLEHADQLAKLINRKKGKINLIAYNATEGMPYEAPDRAQVEAFEKRLWDHGLTAFIRRSMGSDIKAACGQLKAGEINK, translated from the coding sequence ATGCAAAACCTCATCGAGCTGAATAAGAACGACCTGGAAGCCTTTGTTGTCGAAGACCTGAAACTCCCCCGATTCCGGACGGAGCAGATCTGGCAATGGCTCTGGCAGAAACGCGTGCGCGACATCGACGGCATGACCAACCTTTCCAAGCCGCTTCGAGAACAGCTCAAGGGCATGGCCAATATCGTCTGGCCGGAGATCGCCAAGGTCCAGCAATCCAAGGACGGCACCATCAAGTTACTGCTCCGCATGACGGACGGCGCGCTCATCGAGACCGTGCTCATCCCCATGCAGGACCGCTACTCCCAGTGCCTCTCCACACAGGTGGGCTGCGCCATGGCCTGCACCTTCTGCAACACCGGCAAGCTCGGCTTCGAGCGCAACCTGACCTACGGCGAAATCATGGGGCAGATTCTGGTGGGCCGCCAATATCTTGAGGATCAGGACATGAACCCGCTCAAGAACCTCGTGTTCATGGGCATGGGCGAACCGCTCCTGAACCTCGACAACCTGCTCAAGGTGCTCCACGACCTGCCCTGCGAGCGCGGGCTCTCCCTTTCCTGGCGTCGCTCCATGGTCTCCACCGTCGGCTTCCCCGACAAGCTCAAGATCCTCGGCGACCTCGAAGTGGCCTTGCCTGCCATCTCGCTCCACGCTCCGACGCAGGAGCTGCGCGCCAAGATCATGCCCAAGGCCGCCAAGGTCCATCTGGACGACCTCATGCGCTGCCTGAACAACTATCCCATGCGGCCCCGTGAGCGGATAACCTTCGAGTACCTGCTCCTCAAAGACGTCAACGACTCCCTTGAGCACGCAGACCAGCTGGCCAAGCTCATCAACCGCAAGAAGGGCAAGATCAACCTCATCGCCTACAACGCCACCGAGGGCATGCCTTACGAGGCCCCGGACCGCGCACAGGTCGAGGCATTCGAAAAGCGCCTCTGGGACCACGGCCTCACCGCCTTCATCCGCCGCTCCATGGGCTCGGATATCAAGGCCGCCTGCGGCCAGCTCAAGGCCGGCGAAATCAACAAATAG
- a CDS encoding ABC transporter substrate-binding protein, with amino-acid sequence MAYFAVSSAWASDRMSATFLNPGGKDDEFFSMMTSFMQAAADDLGVELEVVYCDRNHLKMRDEGLRLLNRPDPPEHLILINEKDAGGELLRLAADKGVHVALINEGLNGEYGDAFGGPGEILSNWILEYLPDDRQAGYLLGKALIQAARNRGSGLPSAGVSVVAISGNYRTGSSAQRVMGLRQAVEEEGRVHLLQVVPAYWEEAHAEKVVNGVMQRYPGTSVIWAASDVMARGAQTALARLPGGWGSKPVLGGIDWAKFALYEVKAGRFAATVGGHFMDGGWALVMLYDLYHGIALEQRRMQSKFSLITPDNVEEYLERFGTQDWSTIDFTRFSKKYNPGMKQYDFGLEAVLRQLRGE; translated from the coding sequence ATGGCGTACTTTGCTGTCTCGTCCGCATGGGCATCAGACAGGATGTCCGCGACTTTCCTGAATCCCGGTGGAAAGGATGATGAGTTCTTCAGCATGATGACCTCCTTCATGCAGGCGGCAGCCGATGATCTCGGCGTGGAATTGGAAGTAGTCTATTGCGACCGCAATCATCTCAAGATGCGTGATGAAGGTTTGCGCCTGTTGAATCGCCCTGATCCTCCCGAGCATCTCATTCTGATCAATGAAAAGGATGCAGGGGGTGAACTGCTTCGGCTTGCCGCAGACAAGGGGGTGCATGTCGCCCTGATCAATGAAGGTTTGAACGGAGAGTATGGTGATGCCTTCGGTGGACCGGGAGAGATACTGTCCAATTGGATTCTTGAGTATCTTCCTGACGACCGACAGGCCGGCTATCTGCTGGGCAAGGCTCTCATTCAGGCTGCAAGGAACAGGGGAAGCGGGCTGCCAAGTGCCGGTGTGTCCGTGGTTGCCATCAGTGGGAATTACAGAACCGGGTCTTCGGCCCAGCGTGTAATGGGTTTGCGTCAGGCCGTGGAAGAAGAGGGACGGGTCCATCTGCTGCAGGTGGTTCCTGCCTACTGGGAAGAAGCCCACGCCGAAAAGGTCGTGAACGGTGTCATGCAGCGGTATCCCGGCACGTCCGTGATTTGGGCGGCAAGTGACGTGATGGCGCGCGGTGCGCAAACGGCGCTGGCTCGACTCCCCGGCGGTTGGGGGTCAAAGCCTGTGCTGGGCGGAATCGACTGGGCGAAGTTTGCCCTTTATGAAGTCAAGGCGGGGCGTTTTGCCGCCACCGTGGGCGGTCATTTCATGGATGGTGGATGGGCGCTGGTGATGCTGTATGATTTGTATCACGGGATTGCGCTTGAACAGCGGCGCATGCAGTCCAAGTTTTCATTGATCACGCCGGATAATGTGGAAGAATATTTGGAGCGGTTCGGAACGCAGGACTGGAGCACCATTGATTTCACCCGTTTTTCCAAGAAATACAATCCCGGCATGAAGCAATATGACTTTGGTCTGGAAGCCGTGTTGCGGCAGTTGCGTGGGGAGTAG